The Oceanispirochaeta sp. genome contains the following window.
CCATGCCTGCTAAGATGTTTCAATCTACCCTCCCCCAAGGGGAGCGACTCACAGTTCTTCTACTTACACCCCCTTTTACTGATAGATATTGGTAGTATTTGACAATATTTAACTCTCACTTCATACTGTGTCCATGGTTGAAGAAAATGATCAAGCATTCACGATAAAGGACCTTTCAAAGTACCTGAGAATTGCCGAGTCCAGTTTGTACAAGTTGGTCAGAGAAGGAAAAATCCCCGGACAAAAGATAGGTAAAACTTGGAGGTTTTTCAAACCGGCCATTGATTCGTGGTTATCAGAGAAATCAGAAAATAGAGA
Protein-coding sequences here:
- a CDS encoding helix-turn-helix domain-containing protein, encoding MVEENDQAFTIKDLSKYLRIAESSLYKLVREGKIPGQKIGKTWRFFKPAIDSWLSEKSENRENTGKGK